A single genomic interval of Balaenoptera musculus isolate JJ_BM4_2016_0621 chromosome 14, mBalMus1.pri.v3, whole genome shotgun sequence harbors:
- the SMTN gene encoding smoothelin isoform X10 — protein MADETLAGLDEGALRKLLEVTADLAERRRIRSAIRELQRQELEREEEALASKRFRAERQDNKENWLHSQQREAEQRAALARLAGRLESMSDVEELTTLLRGAAEYEERKLIRAAIRRVRAQEIEAAILAGRLCSGRPNSGSREDSKGRAAHRLNRCEVPKPEEQEQQAEVPEPTPTPSGTSYDVTTVTLLLRAPPGGTPSSPASADSSPTTTSPEPPLEPAEAPCPATEALGSPEPPPSPPRAASPEPQEPPATPSTEGQVVNKLLRGPPEPPAAHGPTKGPSDTKRADLAGPRPCQRSLSVLSPRQPVQNREPTPLASGPSPFQRAGSVRDRVRKFTSDSPMAAGLQEGPLRAALGPSTPARLPGSSHISTTPASSSSGPSSRGPSDTSSQFNKDQRGTARPLAQLQSCPREEGPRGRGLAVRPLENRTGGPMARSEAPSAPLAVAVGTAEPGASMKTTFTIEIKDGRGQASTGRVLLPTGNQRAELTLGLRAPPTLLSTSSGGKSTITHISSPGNLARLGSVTHVTSFSHASPGSRGGCSIKAAEDAGTPVAHPPAFSTRRRSSASPAHSSSLMEPESAEPPSAAVEVANGAEQTRVDKAPERRSPLSAEELMAIEDESVLDKMLDQTTDFEERKLIRAALRELRQRKRDQRDKERERRLQETRARPGEGRGNTATKTATRHSQQTADGSAVSTVTKTERLVHSNDGRRTARTTTVESSFVRRSENGGGSTMMQTKTFSSSSSKKMGSIFDREDEASPRPGSLAALEKRQAEKKKELMKAQSLPKTSASQARKAMIEKLEKEGAACSSGGPRAAVQRSTSFGVPNANSIKQMLLDWCRAKTRGYEHVDIQNFSSSWSDGMAFCALVHNFFPEAFDYGQLSPQNRRQNFEVAFSSAEMLVDCVPLVEVEDMMIMGKKPDPKCVFTYVQSLYNHLRRHELRLHGKNV, from the exons ATGGCAGACGAAACATTAGCTGGGCTGGATGAGGGAGCCTTGCGGAAGCTG CTGGAGGTCACAGCAGATCTGGCAGAGCGGCGGCGCATCCGCTCAGCCATCCGGGAGCTGCAGCGGCAGGAGCTGGAGCGCGAGGAGGAGGCCCTGGCATCCAAGCGCTTCCGTGCCGAGCGGCAGGACAACAAGGAGAACTGGCTGCA CTCTCAGCAGCGGGAGGCTGAGCAGCGGGCTGCTCTGGCACGGCTGGCAGGACGGCTGGAGTCCATGAGTGATGTGGAGGAGCTGACCACACTG CTGCGAGGCGCTGCTGAGTACGAGGAACGCAAGCTGATCCGAGCTGCTATCCGCCGCGTACGGGCCCAGGAGATTGAGG ccGCCATATTGGCTGGAAGGTTGTGCAGCGGGCGTCCCAACAGTGGCTCAAGAGAGGACAGCAAGGGGCGGGCAGCACACAGGCTGAACCGGTGTGAG GTGCCGAAGCCAGAGGAACAGGAGCAGCAGGCAGAGGTCCCAGAGCCAACCCCGACCCCCAGTGGCACCAGCTATGACGTGACCACAGTGACACTACTGCTTCGGGCCCCACCTGGGGGCACACCCAGCTCACCTGCCTCAGCCGACAGTTCACCCACCACTACCTCTCCTGAGCCTCCACTGGAGCCTGCCGAGGCCCCATGCCCTGCCACTGAGGCTCTGGGCAGCCCCGAGCCACCTCCCAGCCCGCCCAGGGCtgccagccctgagccccaggaGCCTCCAGCCACCCCCAGCACGGAGGGGCAGGTGGTCAACAAG CTTCTGCGTGGCCCCCCAGAGCCCCCTGCTGCCCACGGCCCTACCAAAGGTCCCTCCGACACAAAGAGAGCAG ACCTAGCTGGCCCTCGCCCCTGCCAACGCTCCCTGTCTGTGCTGAGCCCCCGCCAGCCAGTCCAGAACCGAG AGCCCACCCCCCTTGCCAGTGGACCTTCCCCGTTCCAGCGGGCTGGCTCCGTACGGGACCGTGTGCGCAAGTTCACATCCGATTCTCCTATGGCTGCTGGGCTCCAGGAAGGCCCACTCCGGGCAGCCCTAGGTCCCTCGACCCCTGCAAGGCTCCCAGGCTCCTCCCACATCAGCAccacccctgcctcctcctccagtGGCCCCTCCTCACGGGGCCCCAGTGACACCTCCTCCCAGTTCAACAAGGATCAGCGAGGAACAGCCCGGCCCCTGGCCCAGCTTCAGAGCTGCCCCAGGGAGGAGGGCCCCAGGGGGCGGGGCTTGGCTGTCAGGCCCCTTGAAAACAGAACAGGGGGGCCCATGGCCCGCTCAGAGGCGCCCAGTGCCCCGCTAGCCGTGGCCGTGGGCACTGCTGAGCCAGGGGCCAGTATGAAGACCACATTCACCATCGAGATCAAGGATGGCCGGGGCCAGGCCTCCACGGGCCGGGTGCTGCTGCCCACAGGCAACCAGAGGGCAG AACTGACGCTGGGGCTGCGGGCGCCCCCCACCCTCCTTAGCACCAGCAGTGGGGGCAAGAGCACCATCACCCATATCAGCAGCCCTGGGAACCTGGCTCGGCTGGGCAGTGTCACTCACGTCACCAGCTTCAGCCATGCCTCCCCTGGTAGCCGAGGAGGCTGCAGCATTAAG GCGGCCGAGGATGCTGGGACCCCTGTGGCCCACCCGCCTGCCTTCAGCACCCGCCGCCGCTCCTCTGCAAGCCCTGCCCACAGCAGCAGTCTC ATGGAGCCAGAATCAGCAGAGCCCCCCTCTGCAGCAGTGGAGGTGGCCAATGGCGCTGAGCAGACACGCGTGGACAAAGCACCAGAGAGGCGGAGCCCTCTGAGCGCCGAGGAGCTGATGGCCATTGAGGATGAGAGTGTCCTGGACAAGATG CTAGATCAGACTACGGACTTTGAGGAGCGGAAGCTCATCCGGGCTGCGCTACGTGAGCTCCGACAAAGGAAGAGAG ACCAGCGGGACAAGGAACGGGAACGGCGGCTGCAAGAGACACGGGCCCGGCCAGGGGAGGGCCGTGGCAACACGGCCACCAAGACCGCCACGCGACACAGCCAACAGACAGCCGACGGCTCAGCTGTCAGCACTGTCACCAAGACCGAGCGGCTCGTCCACTCCA ATGATGGCAGACGGACGGCCCGCACCACCACGGTGGAGTCGAGTTTTGTGAGGCGCTCAGAGA ATGGTGGTGGCAGCACCATGATGCAAACTAAGACCTTTTCCTCTTCATCATCCAAGAAGATGGGCAG TATCTTCGACCGAGAGGATGAGGCCAGCCCGCGGCCCGGCAGCCTAGCGGCGCTGGAGAAACGCCaagcagagaagaagaaagagctgATGAAGGCGCAGAGCCTGCCCAAGACCTCGGCCTCCCAGGCGCGCAAGGCCATGATTGAGAAGCTGGAGAAGGAAGGCGCCGCGTG CAGCTCTGGCGGACCCCGCGCAGCTGTGCAGCGCTCCACCAGCTTCGGTGTCCCCAATGCCAACAGCATCAAGCAGATGTTGCTGGACTGGTGCCGAGCCAAGACGCGTGGCTATGAG CATGTGGACATCCAGAACTTCTCCTCGAGTTGGAGTGACGGGATGGCCTTCTGTGCCCTGGTGCACAACTTCTTCCCTGAGGCCTTCGATTATGGGCAGCTCAGCCCACAGAACCGGCGCCAGAACTTCGAGGTGGCCTTCTCATCTGCCGA GATGCTGGTGGACTGCGTACCCCTCGTGGAGGTGGAGGACATGATGATCATGGGCAAGAAGCCCGACCCCAAGTGCGTTTTCACCTACGTGCAGTCGCTCTACAACCACCTGC
- the SMTN gene encoding smoothelin isoform X2, whose amino-acid sequence MADETLAGLDEGALRKLLEVTADLAERRRIRSAIRELQRQELEREEEALASKRFRAERQDNKENWLHSQQREAEQRAALARLAGRLESMSDVEELTTLLRGAAEYEERKLIRAAIRRVRAQEIEAAILAGRLCSGRPNSGSREDSKGRAAHRLNRCEVPKPEEQEQQAEVPEPTPTPSGTSYDVTTVTLLLRAPPGGTPSSPASADSSPTTTSPEPPLEPAEAPCPATEALGSPEPPPSPPRAASPEPQEPPATPSTEGQVVNKLLRGPPEPPAAHGPTKGPSDTKRADLAGPRPCQRSLSVLSPRQPVQNREPTPLASGPSPFQRAGSVRDRVRKFTSDSPMAAGLQEGPLRAALGPSTPARLPGSSHISTTPASSSSGPSSRGPSDTSSQFNKDQRGTARPLAQLQSCPREEGPRGRGLAVRPLENRTGGPMARSEAPSAPLAVAVGTAEPGASMKTTFTIEIKDGRGQASTGRVLLPTGNQRAELTLGLRAPPTLLSTSSGGKSTITHISSPGNLARLGSVTHVTSFSHASPGSRGGCSIKMEPESAEPPSAAVEVANGAEQTRVDKAPERRSPLSAEELMAIEDESVLDKMLDQTTDFEERKLIRAALRELRQRKRDQRDKERERRLQETRARPGEGRGNTATKTATRHSQQTADGSAVSTVTKTERLVHSNDGRRTARTTTVESSFVRRSENGGGSTMMQTKTFSSSSSKKMGSIFDREDEASPRPGSLAALEKRQAEKKKELMKAQSLPKTSASQARKAMIEKLEKEGAACSGGPRAAVQRSTSFGVPNANSIKQMLLDWCRAKTRGYEHVDIQNFSSSWSDGMAFCALVHNFFPEAFDYGQLSPQNRRQNFEVAFSSAEMLVDCVPLVEVEDMMIMGKKPDPKCVFTYVQSLYNHLRRHELRLHGKNV is encoded by the exons ATGGCAGACGAAACATTAGCTGGGCTGGATGAGGGAGCCTTGCGGAAGCTG CTGGAGGTCACAGCAGATCTGGCAGAGCGGCGGCGCATCCGCTCAGCCATCCGGGAGCTGCAGCGGCAGGAGCTGGAGCGCGAGGAGGAGGCCCTGGCATCCAAGCGCTTCCGTGCCGAGCGGCAGGACAACAAGGAGAACTGGCTGCA CTCTCAGCAGCGGGAGGCTGAGCAGCGGGCTGCTCTGGCACGGCTGGCAGGACGGCTGGAGTCCATGAGTGATGTGGAGGAGCTGACCACACTG CTGCGAGGCGCTGCTGAGTACGAGGAACGCAAGCTGATCCGAGCTGCTATCCGCCGCGTACGGGCCCAGGAGATTGAGG ccGCCATATTGGCTGGAAGGTTGTGCAGCGGGCGTCCCAACAGTGGCTCAAGAGAGGACAGCAAGGGGCGGGCAGCACACAGGCTGAACCGGTGTGAG GTGCCGAAGCCAGAGGAACAGGAGCAGCAGGCAGAGGTCCCAGAGCCAACCCCGACCCCCAGTGGCACCAGCTATGACGTGACCACAGTGACACTACTGCTTCGGGCCCCACCTGGGGGCACACCCAGCTCACCTGCCTCAGCCGACAGTTCACCCACCACTACCTCTCCTGAGCCTCCACTGGAGCCTGCCGAGGCCCCATGCCCTGCCACTGAGGCTCTGGGCAGCCCCGAGCCACCTCCCAGCCCGCCCAGGGCtgccagccctgagccccaggaGCCTCCAGCCACCCCCAGCACGGAGGGGCAGGTGGTCAACAAG CTTCTGCGTGGCCCCCCAGAGCCCCCTGCTGCCCACGGCCCTACCAAAGGTCCCTCCGACACAAAGAGAGCAG ACCTAGCTGGCCCTCGCCCCTGCCAACGCTCCCTGTCTGTGCTGAGCCCCCGCCAGCCAGTCCAGAACCGAG AGCCCACCCCCCTTGCCAGTGGACCTTCCCCGTTCCAGCGGGCTGGCTCCGTACGGGACCGTGTGCGCAAGTTCACATCCGATTCTCCTATGGCTGCTGGGCTCCAGGAAGGCCCACTCCGGGCAGCCCTAGGTCCCTCGACCCCTGCAAGGCTCCCAGGCTCCTCCCACATCAGCAccacccctgcctcctcctccagtGGCCCCTCCTCACGGGGCCCCAGTGACACCTCCTCCCAGTTCAACAAGGATCAGCGAGGAACAGCCCGGCCCCTGGCCCAGCTTCAGAGCTGCCCCAGGGAGGAGGGCCCCAGGGGGCGGGGCTTGGCTGTCAGGCCCCTTGAAAACAGAACAGGGGGGCCCATGGCCCGCTCAGAGGCGCCCAGTGCCCCGCTAGCCGTGGCCGTGGGCACTGCTGAGCCAGGGGCCAGTATGAAGACCACATTCACCATCGAGATCAAGGATGGCCGGGGCCAGGCCTCCACGGGCCGGGTGCTGCTGCCCACAGGCAACCAGAGGGCAG AACTGACGCTGGGGCTGCGGGCGCCCCCCACCCTCCTTAGCACCAGCAGTGGGGGCAAGAGCACCATCACCCATATCAGCAGCCCTGGGAACCTGGCTCGGCTGGGCAGTGTCACTCACGTCACCAGCTTCAGCCATGCCTCCCCTGGTAGCCGAGGAGGCTGCAGCATTAAG ATGGAGCCAGAATCAGCAGAGCCCCCCTCTGCAGCAGTGGAGGTGGCCAATGGCGCTGAGCAGACACGCGTGGACAAAGCACCAGAGAGGCGGAGCCCTCTGAGCGCCGAGGAGCTGATGGCCATTGAGGATGAGAGTGTCCTGGACAAGATG CTAGATCAGACTACGGACTTTGAGGAGCGGAAGCTCATCCGGGCTGCGCTACGTGAGCTCCGACAAAGGAAGAGAG ACCAGCGGGACAAGGAACGGGAACGGCGGCTGCAAGAGACACGGGCCCGGCCAGGGGAGGGCCGTGGCAACACGGCCACCAAGACCGCCACGCGACACAGCCAACAGACAGCCGACGGCTCAGCTGTCAGCACTGTCACCAAGACCGAGCGGCTCGTCCACTCCA ATGATGGCAGACGGACGGCCCGCACCACCACGGTGGAGTCGAGTTTTGTGAGGCGCTCAGAGA ATGGTGGTGGCAGCACCATGATGCAAACTAAGACCTTTTCCTCTTCATCATCCAAGAAGATGGGCAG TATCTTCGACCGAGAGGATGAGGCCAGCCCGCGGCCCGGCAGCCTAGCGGCGCTGGAGAAACGCCaagcagagaagaagaaagagctgATGAAGGCGCAGAGCCTGCCCAAGACCTCGGCCTCCCAGGCGCGCAAGGCCATGATTGAGAAGCTGGAGAAGGAAGGCGCCGCGTG CTCTGGCGGACCCCGCGCAGCTGTGCAGCGCTCCACCAGCTTCGGTGTCCCCAATGCCAACAGCATCAAGCAGATGTTGCTGGACTGGTGCCGAGCCAAGACGCGTGGCTATGAG CATGTGGACATCCAGAACTTCTCCTCGAGTTGGAGTGACGGGATGGCCTTCTGTGCCCTGGTGCACAACTTCTTCCCTGAGGCCTTCGATTATGGGCAGCTCAGCCCACAGAACCGGCGCCAGAACTTCGAGGTGGCCTTCTCATCTGCCGA GATGCTGGTGGACTGCGTACCCCTCGTGGAGGTGGAGGACATGATGATCATGGGCAAGAAGCCCGACCCCAAGTGCGTTTTCACCTACGTGCAGTCGCTCTACAACCACCTGC
- the SMTN gene encoding smoothelin isoform X1, with protein sequence MADETLAGLDEGALRKLLEVTADLAERRRIRSAIRELQRQELEREEEALASKRFRAERQDNKENWLHSQQREAEQRAALARLAGRLESMSDVEELTTLLRGAAEYEERKLIRAAIRRVRAQEIEAAILAGRLCSGRPNSGSREDSKGRAAHRLNRCEVPKPEEQEQQAEVPEPTPTPSGTSYDVTTVTLLLRAPPGGTPSSPASADSSPTTTSPEPPLEPAEAPCPATEALGSPEPPPSPPRAASPEPQEPPATPSTEGQVVNKLLRGPPEPPAAHGPTKGPSDTKRADLAGPRPCQRSLSVLSPRQPVQNREPTPLASGPSPFQRAGSVRDRVRKFTSDSPMAAGLQEGPLRAALGPSTPARLPGSSHISTTPASSSSGPSSRGPSDTSSQFNKDQRGTARPLAQLQSCPREEGPRGRGLAVRPLENRTGGPMARSEAPSAPLAVAVGTAEPGASMKTTFTIEIKDGRGQASTGRVLLPTGNQRAELTLGLRAPPTLLSTSSGGKSTITHISSPGNLARLGSVTHVTSFSHASPGSRGGCSIKMEPESAEPPSAAVEVANGAEQTRVDKAPERRSPLSAEELMAIEDESVLDKMLDQTTDFEERKLIRAALRELRQRKRDQRDKERERRLQETRARPGEGRGNTATKTATRHSQQTADGSAVSTVTKTERLVHSNDGRRTARTTTVESSFVRRSENGGGSTMMQTKTFSSSSSKKMGSIFDREDEASPRPGSLAALEKRQAEKKKELMKAQSLPKTSASQARKAMIEKLEKEGAACSSGGPRAAVQRSTSFGVPNANSIKQMLLDWCRAKTRGYEHVDIQNFSSSWSDGMAFCALVHNFFPEAFDYGQLSPQNRRQNFEVAFSSAEMLVDCVPLVEVEDMMIMGKKPDPKCVFTYVQSLYNHLRRHELRLHGKNV encoded by the exons ATGGCAGACGAAACATTAGCTGGGCTGGATGAGGGAGCCTTGCGGAAGCTG CTGGAGGTCACAGCAGATCTGGCAGAGCGGCGGCGCATCCGCTCAGCCATCCGGGAGCTGCAGCGGCAGGAGCTGGAGCGCGAGGAGGAGGCCCTGGCATCCAAGCGCTTCCGTGCCGAGCGGCAGGACAACAAGGAGAACTGGCTGCA CTCTCAGCAGCGGGAGGCTGAGCAGCGGGCTGCTCTGGCACGGCTGGCAGGACGGCTGGAGTCCATGAGTGATGTGGAGGAGCTGACCACACTG CTGCGAGGCGCTGCTGAGTACGAGGAACGCAAGCTGATCCGAGCTGCTATCCGCCGCGTACGGGCCCAGGAGATTGAGG ccGCCATATTGGCTGGAAGGTTGTGCAGCGGGCGTCCCAACAGTGGCTCAAGAGAGGACAGCAAGGGGCGGGCAGCACACAGGCTGAACCGGTGTGAG GTGCCGAAGCCAGAGGAACAGGAGCAGCAGGCAGAGGTCCCAGAGCCAACCCCGACCCCCAGTGGCACCAGCTATGACGTGACCACAGTGACACTACTGCTTCGGGCCCCACCTGGGGGCACACCCAGCTCACCTGCCTCAGCCGACAGTTCACCCACCACTACCTCTCCTGAGCCTCCACTGGAGCCTGCCGAGGCCCCATGCCCTGCCACTGAGGCTCTGGGCAGCCCCGAGCCACCTCCCAGCCCGCCCAGGGCtgccagccctgagccccaggaGCCTCCAGCCACCCCCAGCACGGAGGGGCAGGTGGTCAACAAG CTTCTGCGTGGCCCCCCAGAGCCCCCTGCTGCCCACGGCCCTACCAAAGGTCCCTCCGACACAAAGAGAGCAG ACCTAGCTGGCCCTCGCCCCTGCCAACGCTCCCTGTCTGTGCTGAGCCCCCGCCAGCCAGTCCAGAACCGAG AGCCCACCCCCCTTGCCAGTGGACCTTCCCCGTTCCAGCGGGCTGGCTCCGTACGGGACCGTGTGCGCAAGTTCACATCCGATTCTCCTATGGCTGCTGGGCTCCAGGAAGGCCCACTCCGGGCAGCCCTAGGTCCCTCGACCCCTGCAAGGCTCCCAGGCTCCTCCCACATCAGCAccacccctgcctcctcctccagtGGCCCCTCCTCACGGGGCCCCAGTGACACCTCCTCCCAGTTCAACAAGGATCAGCGAGGAACAGCCCGGCCCCTGGCCCAGCTTCAGAGCTGCCCCAGGGAGGAGGGCCCCAGGGGGCGGGGCTTGGCTGTCAGGCCCCTTGAAAACAGAACAGGGGGGCCCATGGCCCGCTCAGAGGCGCCCAGTGCCCCGCTAGCCGTGGCCGTGGGCACTGCTGAGCCAGGGGCCAGTATGAAGACCACATTCACCATCGAGATCAAGGATGGCCGGGGCCAGGCCTCCACGGGCCGGGTGCTGCTGCCCACAGGCAACCAGAGGGCAG AACTGACGCTGGGGCTGCGGGCGCCCCCCACCCTCCTTAGCACCAGCAGTGGGGGCAAGAGCACCATCACCCATATCAGCAGCCCTGGGAACCTGGCTCGGCTGGGCAGTGTCACTCACGTCACCAGCTTCAGCCATGCCTCCCCTGGTAGCCGAGGAGGCTGCAGCATTAAG ATGGAGCCAGAATCAGCAGAGCCCCCCTCTGCAGCAGTGGAGGTGGCCAATGGCGCTGAGCAGACACGCGTGGACAAAGCACCAGAGAGGCGGAGCCCTCTGAGCGCCGAGGAGCTGATGGCCATTGAGGATGAGAGTGTCCTGGACAAGATG CTAGATCAGACTACGGACTTTGAGGAGCGGAAGCTCATCCGGGCTGCGCTACGTGAGCTCCGACAAAGGAAGAGAG ACCAGCGGGACAAGGAACGGGAACGGCGGCTGCAAGAGACACGGGCCCGGCCAGGGGAGGGCCGTGGCAACACGGCCACCAAGACCGCCACGCGACACAGCCAACAGACAGCCGACGGCTCAGCTGTCAGCACTGTCACCAAGACCGAGCGGCTCGTCCACTCCA ATGATGGCAGACGGACGGCCCGCACCACCACGGTGGAGTCGAGTTTTGTGAGGCGCTCAGAGA ATGGTGGTGGCAGCACCATGATGCAAACTAAGACCTTTTCCTCTTCATCATCCAAGAAGATGGGCAG TATCTTCGACCGAGAGGATGAGGCCAGCCCGCGGCCCGGCAGCCTAGCGGCGCTGGAGAAACGCCaagcagagaagaagaaagagctgATGAAGGCGCAGAGCCTGCCCAAGACCTCGGCCTCCCAGGCGCGCAAGGCCATGATTGAGAAGCTGGAGAAGGAAGGCGCCGCGTG CAGCTCTGGCGGACCCCGCGCAGCTGTGCAGCGCTCCACCAGCTTCGGTGTCCCCAATGCCAACAGCATCAAGCAGATGTTGCTGGACTGGTGCCGAGCCAAGACGCGTGGCTATGAG CATGTGGACATCCAGAACTTCTCCTCGAGTTGGAGTGACGGGATGGCCTTCTGTGCCCTGGTGCACAACTTCTTCCCTGAGGCCTTCGATTATGGGCAGCTCAGCCCACAGAACCGGCGCCAGAACTTCGAGGTGGCCTTCTCATCTGCCGA GATGCTGGTGGACTGCGTACCCCTCGTGGAGGTGGAGGACATGATGATCATGGGCAAGAAGCCCGACCCCAAGTGCGTTTTCACCTACGTGCAGTCGCTCTACAACCACCTGC
- the SMTN gene encoding smoothelin isoform X8, with protein MADETLAGLDEGALRKLLEVTADLAERRRIRSAIRELQRQELEREEEALASKRFRAERQDNKENWLHSQQREAEQRAALARLAGRLESMSDVEELTTLLRGAAEYEERKLIRAAIRRVRAQEIEAAILAGRLCSGRPNSGSREDSKGRAAHRLNRCEVPKPEEQEQQAEVPEPTPTPSGTSYDVTTVTLLLRAPPGGTPSSPASADSSPTTTSPEPPLEPAEAPCPATEALGSPEPPPSPPRAASPEPQEPPATPSTEGQVVNKLLRGPPEPPAAHGPTKGPSDTKRAELTLGLRAPPTLLSTSSGGKSTITHISSPGNLARLGSVTHVTSFSHASPGSRGGCSIKMEPESAEPPSAAVEVANGAEQTRVDKAPERRSPLSAEELMAIEDESVLDKMLDQTTDFEERKLIRAALRELRQRKRDQRDKERERRLQETRARPGEGRGNTATKTATRHSQQTADGSAVSTVTKTERLVHSNDGRRTARTTTVESSFVRRSENGGGSTMMQTKTFSSSSSKKMGSIFDREDEASPRPGSLAALEKRQAEKKKELMKAQSLPKTSASQARKAMIEKLEKEGAACSSGGPRAAVQRSTSFGVPNANSIKQMLLDWCRAKTRGYEHVDIQNFSSSWSDGMAFCALVHNFFPEAFDYGQLSPQNRRQNFEVAFSSAEMLVDCVPLVEVEDMMIMGKKPDPKCVFTYVQSLYNHLRRHELRLHGKNV; from the exons ATGGCAGACGAAACATTAGCTGGGCTGGATGAGGGAGCCTTGCGGAAGCTG CTGGAGGTCACAGCAGATCTGGCAGAGCGGCGGCGCATCCGCTCAGCCATCCGGGAGCTGCAGCGGCAGGAGCTGGAGCGCGAGGAGGAGGCCCTGGCATCCAAGCGCTTCCGTGCCGAGCGGCAGGACAACAAGGAGAACTGGCTGCA CTCTCAGCAGCGGGAGGCTGAGCAGCGGGCTGCTCTGGCACGGCTGGCAGGACGGCTGGAGTCCATGAGTGATGTGGAGGAGCTGACCACACTG CTGCGAGGCGCTGCTGAGTACGAGGAACGCAAGCTGATCCGAGCTGCTATCCGCCGCGTACGGGCCCAGGAGATTGAGG ccGCCATATTGGCTGGAAGGTTGTGCAGCGGGCGTCCCAACAGTGGCTCAAGAGAGGACAGCAAGGGGCGGGCAGCACACAGGCTGAACCGGTGTGAG GTGCCGAAGCCAGAGGAACAGGAGCAGCAGGCAGAGGTCCCAGAGCCAACCCCGACCCCCAGTGGCACCAGCTATGACGTGACCACAGTGACACTACTGCTTCGGGCCCCACCTGGGGGCACACCCAGCTCACCTGCCTCAGCCGACAGTTCACCCACCACTACCTCTCCTGAGCCTCCACTGGAGCCTGCCGAGGCCCCATGCCCTGCCACTGAGGCTCTGGGCAGCCCCGAGCCACCTCCCAGCCCGCCCAGGGCtgccagccctgagccccaggaGCCTCCAGCCACCCCCAGCACGGAGGGGCAGGTGGTCAACAAG CTTCTGCGTGGCCCCCCAGAGCCCCCTGCTGCCCACGGCCCTACCAAAGGTCCCTCCGACACAAAGAGAGCAG AACTGACGCTGGGGCTGCGGGCGCCCCCCACCCTCCTTAGCACCAGCAGTGGGGGCAAGAGCACCATCACCCATATCAGCAGCCCTGGGAACCTGGCTCGGCTGGGCAGTGTCACTCACGTCACCAGCTTCAGCCATGCCTCCCCTGGTAGCCGAGGAGGCTGCAGCATTAAG ATGGAGCCAGAATCAGCAGAGCCCCCCTCTGCAGCAGTGGAGGTGGCCAATGGCGCTGAGCAGACACGCGTGGACAAAGCACCAGAGAGGCGGAGCCCTCTGAGCGCCGAGGAGCTGATGGCCATTGAGGATGAGAGTGTCCTGGACAAGATG CTAGATCAGACTACGGACTTTGAGGAGCGGAAGCTCATCCGGGCTGCGCTACGTGAGCTCCGACAAAGGAAGAGAG ACCAGCGGGACAAGGAACGGGAACGGCGGCTGCAAGAGACACGGGCCCGGCCAGGGGAGGGCCGTGGCAACACGGCCACCAAGACCGCCACGCGACACAGCCAACAGACAGCCGACGGCTCAGCTGTCAGCACTGTCACCAAGACCGAGCGGCTCGTCCACTCCA ATGATGGCAGACGGACGGCCCGCACCACCACGGTGGAGTCGAGTTTTGTGAGGCGCTCAGAGA ATGGTGGTGGCAGCACCATGATGCAAACTAAGACCTTTTCCTCTTCATCATCCAAGAAGATGGGCAG TATCTTCGACCGAGAGGATGAGGCCAGCCCGCGGCCCGGCAGCCTAGCGGCGCTGGAGAAACGCCaagcagagaagaagaaagagctgATGAAGGCGCAGAGCCTGCCCAAGACCTCGGCCTCCCAGGCGCGCAAGGCCATGATTGAGAAGCTGGAGAAGGAAGGCGCCGCGTG CAGCTCTGGCGGACCCCGCGCAGCTGTGCAGCGCTCCACCAGCTTCGGTGTCCCCAATGCCAACAGCATCAAGCAGATGTTGCTGGACTGGTGCCGAGCCAAGACGCGTGGCTATGAG CATGTGGACATCCAGAACTTCTCCTCGAGTTGGAGTGACGGGATGGCCTTCTGTGCCCTGGTGCACAACTTCTTCCCTGAGGCCTTCGATTATGGGCAGCTCAGCCCACAGAACCGGCGCCAGAACTTCGAGGTGGCCTTCTCATCTGCCGA GATGCTGGTGGACTGCGTACCCCTCGTGGAGGTGGAGGACATGATGATCATGGGCAAGAAGCCCGACCCCAAGTGCGTTTTCACCTACGTGCAGTCGCTCTACAACCACCTGC